A genomic window from Nocardioides sp. BP30 includes:
- a CDS encoding VC0807 family protein, translated as MRSDAISGSDAPDREQHPPRPREVIERIAGSLALAVVVPALLLWAMIELTDVTIAILVCLAWMVLAMVWRYATGRAVSGLLLLSLGILTVKTALTLITGSSFVYFVQPVFADAVVAITFLGSLWTRRPVIARLAPDFYPMSTAVADRPEIRRHFWRLTLLWGLVILVKGGVTLWLLESLSTADFVLIKGGAIVTLTMTAAVVTIAWSYVVVRQQGLLPESGAAVASAAAGVPRVTES; from the coding sequence GTGAGAAGCGATGCGATCAGCGGGAGCGATGCGCCCGACCGGGAACAGCACCCGCCGCGTCCCCGTGAGGTGATCGAGCGGATCGCCGGCAGCCTGGCGCTCGCGGTCGTCGTACCCGCGCTGCTGCTGTGGGCGATGATCGAGCTGACCGACGTGACCATCGCGATCCTGGTCTGCCTGGCATGGATGGTGCTCGCGATGGTCTGGCGCTACGCCACCGGGCGCGCGGTCTCCGGCCTGCTCCTGCTCAGCCTCGGCATCCTCACCGTGAAGACCGCCCTCACGCTGATCACCGGGAGCAGCTTCGTCTACTTCGTCCAGCCGGTCTTCGCCGACGCCGTGGTGGCCATCACGTTCCTCGGCTCACTGTGGACCCGCCGGCCGGTCATCGCCCGCTTGGCGCCGGACTTCTACCCGATGAGCACGGCGGTGGCGGATCGACCCGAGATCCGTCGACACTTCTGGCGGCTCACCCTGCTGTGGGGGCTGGTGATCCTGGTGAAGGGCGGCGTCACGCTGTGGCTGCTGGAGTCGCTGTCCACGGCTGACTTCGTCCTGATCAAGGGCGGTGCCATCGTCACCCTCACGATGACGGCGGCGGTCGTCACGATCGCGTGGTCGTACGTCGTGGTCCGCCAGCAGGGCCTGCTCCCCGAGTCGGGCGCCGCCGTGGCGTCGGCTGCGGCAGGCGTGCCGCGCGTGACCGAGTCGTGA
- a CDS encoding MFS transporter, which produces MTSAPTDPRVDPATARGVYGWRFLAPLFIGPLLNPINTTMISVALSPISHSLHISSATVLWLVAGLYLTSAIAQPTMGRIGDIMGPRRVYLAGLVVVMAAGVLPQLAPGFTPVLISRILLGVGTSAAYPSVMALVRERSDRAGIETPPAVLAGISISTLTSSVIGPVLGGLLIALGGWHAIFLVNIPLALLALVMTVLWVPSDGGRRRTDARFRDLDPIGIGLFGLTIAGLLVFLIHLDAPVWWLLPATLIAFGALLGWELRRQQPFIDFRMLAGNGALTRTYLRMLLLYFGSYTMTYGYSQWVQDAAGFSSSQAGFLQLPTAVLAGLVSLTIARTTKVWLPLLLTGVFPLVGGAFMLGIDSERPLAYLLVMAGVFGLGQGLASISNQQVLYRQAPPAQLGTASGLSRTFVYLGAILASGVLGATFGESPSDGDMHLIGLIILSCSAGVVLLVLLDRGLRGHASSRAGRAAS; this is translated from the coding sequence GTGACCTCAGCCCCGACCGACCCACGCGTCGACCCGGCGACCGCCCGGGGCGTCTACGGCTGGCGCTTCCTGGCCCCGCTCTTCATCGGTCCCCTGCTCAACCCGATCAACACCACCATGATCTCGGTGGCACTCTCCCCCATCAGTCACTCCCTGCACATCTCGAGCGCCACCGTCCTGTGGCTGGTCGCCGGCCTCTACCTCACCAGCGCGATCGCCCAGCCGACGATGGGCCGTATCGGCGACATCATGGGCCCGCGCCGGGTCTACCTGGCGGGACTGGTCGTGGTGATGGCGGCCGGCGTCCTGCCGCAACTGGCACCGGGCTTCACACCGGTCCTGATCTCGCGCATCCTGCTCGGCGTCGGTACGTCGGCGGCGTACCCCTCGGTGATGGCCCTGGTGCGGGAACGGTCCGACCGGGCGGGCATCGAGACCCCGCCGGCGGTGCTGGCGGGGATCTCGATCAGCACCTTGACGAGCTCGGTCATCGGGCCTGTCCTGGGCGGCCTGCTGATCGCGCTCGGCGGGTGGCACGCGATCTTCCTGGTGAACATCCCGCTCGCCCTGCTCGCCCTGGTGATGACGGTCCTGTGGGTGCCCTCGGACGGCGGCCGCCGGCGCACCGACGCCCGCTTCCGCGACCTCGACCCGATCGGCATCGGCCTGTTCGGCCTGACGATCGCCGGGCTGTTGGTGTTCCTCATCCATCTCGACGCCCCGGTGTGGTGGCTGCTGCCGGCGACGCTGATCGCGTTCGGCGCGCTGCTGGGGTGGGAGCTGCGCCGACAGCAGCCGTTCATCGACTTCCGGATGCTCGCCGGCAACGGCGCCCTGACCCGCACCTACCTGCGGATGCTGCTGCTCTACTTCGGCAGCTACACGATGACCTACGGCTACAGCCAGTGGGTCCAGGACGCCGCCGGCTTCTCCTCCTCCCAGGCCGGCTTCCTGCAGCTGCCCACCGCCGTCCTGGCCGGTCTCGTCTCGCTCACCATCGCGCGGACCACGAAGGTCTGGCTGCCACTCCTGCTCACCGGCGTCTTCCCCCTCGTCGGCGGAGCGTTCATGCTGGGCATCGACTCCGAGCGCCCACTGGCCTACCTGCTCGTGATGGCCGGAGTCTTCGGACTCGGGCAGGGTCTGGCCAGCATCAGCAACCAGCAGGTGCTCTACCGCCAGGCGCCACCCGCGCAGCTCGGGACGGCGTCGGGGCTCTCGCGGACCTTCGTCTACCTCGGCGCGATCCTCGCCTCCGGAGTGCTCGGTGCGACCTTCGGGGAGTCGCCCAGCGACGGGGACATGCACCTGATCGGCCTGATCATCCTGAGCTGCTCGGCGGGTGTCGTCCTGCTGGTGCTGCTGGACCGCGGATTGCGCGGCCACGCCTCTTCCCGGGCAGGCCGCGCGGCGTCATAG
- a CDS encoding MarR family winged helix-turn-helix transcriptional regulator — protein sequence MTDPMTEAALAELAADLRATVGRMTRTLREHGARLGLTPSQSEALGYLYRDGPLTVTELARRQGVRSQSMGATVGVLEESGLVRIAADPDDGRRRVISVTERGRQVVKDARSVKEDWLAHTISARFTPEEQLALRDSVALWLRITGTEATRA from the coding sequence GTGACCGATCCGATGACCGAGGCTGCCCTCGCTGAGCTGGCGGCGGATCTGCGGGCCACGGTCGGCCGGATGACCCGGACCCTGCGCGAGCACGGCGCCCGGCTCGGCCTCACGCCGAGCCAGTCGGAGGCGCTCGGCTACCTCTACCGCGACGGTCCGCTGACGGTGACCGAGCTGGCCCGGCGACAGGGCGTCCGCTCGCAGTCGATGGGCGCCACCGTCGGCGTCCTCGAGGAGAGCGGTCTGGTGAGGATCGCCGCCGATCCCGACGACGGCCGGCGCCGGGTGATCTCCGTGACCGAGCGGGGCCGGCAGGTGGTGAAGGACGCGCGCAGCGTCAAGGAGGATTGGCTCGCCCACACCATCTCCGCCCGCTTCACCCCCGAGGAACAGCTCGCCCTGCGCGACAGCGTCGCCCTCTGGTTGCGCATCACCGGAACCGAGGCGACCCGCGCGTGA
- a CDS encoding Ig-like domain-containing protein, which yields MNPTWVGKRSRRLATLLGAGALLLTPLAATQSATAATSVTPAATTAPSTATSDTLPDPTKEGPFGWNVVQEVKLGVADIQEPNSSGAAPTVGSNQAEEQLEIRGQLYTPDYSKRTTPSPLIFIVHGNHGSCDVSAPTGTTTPTCTVYKHNESGYAYLGQNLATWGYTVFSLSQDQLMLRQDSNMGKGMHARRMLIAAALDALTKANQPAGLPDDAHTTVGTTLSGHLDMSRIGLMGHSRGGDAVANFLDYNRIRTDGPRYPIRGVISLAPVDYERKAPYGMPFMSILPMCDGDVSNLQGARLFERSQYINPNDPFPRIQVEQLGAIHNWYNSVWYADGGADGQANNDAACGNSYPFAANNVHPHNLRLSGAAYATTDMTKAIGTASPDPSLSDPTKNYLIDDNNLLDPTKDTKISGDPSLMGDQEKLGLATMAAFFRRYVGGEGAFEPYMTGELSDTTTGKQVPTTACPTSASGTAIPCNQRVNTTYFGAPTERTDVIDPEVQNPLTENALGGTLSGSGFADAYAQSPGVSPKPAATATGYDWCNPEPTDFAPAQLGMAGLPTAAKPCPLPDANTGLGGQNNGMRENSPVNESYGRQLALAWDPSSTAKLDAQIPSASQDMSGYKALAMDASVNFFDLRNPGADNRGNSTKDTTSTGCTTALPCWPNEKPTSYDPTSTTQNFKIVLTDTEGHSASVDAGDPRWGNALHMSTGTNTPNTHIVLDQIRVPLTEFTAQGVDVSKVAGLELQFGVAGTPTSGSIQLADVRFQETATGSQILSDGATKADGAGYGPDATTDPATYLNAYDAAPGHEQLLDIVNNAKQNTTWTVDDDKKQCPNAQFTHIQDAVNYAQPWDTIVVCAGVYQESSTPSSSTSSPTANGSTNGLTINKPLKIKGAGADKVTIEPDQSVDSLAGQVPDLRDGGGNVITVSRQSLGSTDTNEMFVDISGVTVTAGNTWAEAGIAYFQAAGRISNSVVGPMKVAATADELADHPHGWGIVKTGWVQGAGPGTVESELTVANSVVQGYQSGGILFDGARGKDGSADNLVRTGIRNHGYVSNTVVKGSSSRLFPQTGIQYTSGVTGYVNGSRITGNFYKADPSKSYGLLLTDAGTDTTGALVGSADSITGNGFAVYNANADKSAVRTGAPFVLTGSYLGNPAPISGGPADPSTGTEAISGVGTDNKATVTLTSRSSVPLTTSPTTYGATTDKAPSAALIDPAAGSTLSVGKPVFPLARGLDDFAVASATLLVDGTPVETESQAPYQFAWTPSAAYAGKKVTLATTVTDSSGQSTTSDPVTVSVAKVGTTTPVTPTAPVIHVDKVQRTKKGTAKITVTVSGPGTVSLSGKGIVHKSRSVSTTATLVVRTKGKLRHKLVKHHKVKATVVLTFTSSAGATASLEGTVPLVKRK from the coding sequence GTGAACCCCACATGGGTCGGGAAGCGAAGCAGGAGGCTGGCGACGTTGCTCGGCGCCGGTGCCCTCCTGCTCACCCCACTCGCCGCGACGCAGTCGGCGACCGCCGCCACATCGGTCACCCCCGCTGCGACCACCGCACCCTCCACCGCCACCTCCGACACCCTGCCGGACCCCACCAAGGAGGGGCCGTTCGGTTGGAACGTCGTCCAGGAGGTCAAGCTCGGCGTCGCCGACATCCAAGAGCCCAACTCCAGCGGTGCGGCTCCGACGGTCGGCAGCAACCAGGCCGAGGAGCAACTCGAGATCAGGGGCCAGCTCTACACCCCTGACTACAGCAAGCGGACGACGCCGTCACCGCTGATCTTCATCGTGCACGGCAACCACGGCTCCTGCGACGTCTCCGCCCCCACGGGGACGACGACGCCGACCTGCACGGTCTACAAGCACAACGAGTCCGGCTACGCCTACCTCGGGCAGAACCTGGCGACGTGGGGCTACACGGTCTTCTCGCTCTCGCAGGACCAGCTGATGCTTCGCCAGGACTCGAACATGGGCAAGGGCATGCACGCGCGCCGCATGCTCATCGCTGCCGCCCTGGACGCGCTGACCAAGGCGAACCAGCCGGCCGGCCTCCCCGATGATGCCCACACCACCGTCGGCACGACGCTGTCCGGTCACCTCGACATGTCCCGGATCGGCCTGATGGGCCACTCCCGCGGCGGCGACGCGGTGGCGAACTTCCTGGACTACAACCGGATCCGCACCGACGGTCCGCGCTACCCCATCCGCGGCGTCATCTCCCTCGCGCCGGTCGACTACGAGCGCAAGGCGCCGTACGGCATGCCGTTCATGTCGATCCTGCCGATGTGTGACGGCGACGTGTCAAACCTGCAGGGTGCGCGGCTCTTCGAGCGCAGCCAGTACATCAACCCCAACGACCCCTTCCCCCGGATCCAGGTGGAGCAGCTGGGCGCGATCCACAACTGGTACAACTCGGTGTGGTACGCCGACGGCGGGGCCGACGGCCAGGCCAACAACGACGCGGCCTGCGGCAACTCCTACCCCTTCGCGGCGAACAACGTGCACCCGCACAACCTCCGCCTGAGCGGGGCCGCCTATGCGACCACGGACATGACGAAGGCGATCGGCACCGCCAGCCCCGACCCGTCGCTGAGCGACCCGACCAAGAACTACCTCATCGACGACAACAACCTGCTCGACCCCACCAAGGACACCAAGATCTCCGGTGACCCCTCGTTGATGGGCGATCAGGAGAAGCTCGGTCTGGCCACGATGGCAGCGTTCTTCCGCCGTTACGTCGGTGGCGAGGGTGCCTTCGAGCCGTACATGACCGGCGAGCTGTCCGACACCACCACCGGCAAGCAGGTGCCCACCACCGCCTGCCCGACCAGTGCCAGCGGTACGGCGATCCCGTGCAACCAGCGGGTCAACACCACCTACTTCGGCGCGCCGACCGAGCGCACCGACGTCATCGACCCCGAGGTGCAGAACCCGCTCACCGAGAACGCCCTCGGAGGCACGCTGAGCGGCAGCGGCTTCGCCGACGCCTACGCCCAGTCCCCGGGCGTCTCGCCGAAGCCGGCGGCCACCGCCACCGGCTACGACTGGTGCAACCCGGAGCCGACGGACTTCGCCCCGGCGCAGCTCGGCATGGCCGGCCTGCCCACTGCCGCCAAGCCCTGCCCGCTGCCCGATGCCAACACCGGCCTCGGCGGCCAGAACAACGGCATGCGGGAGAACTCGCCGGTCAACGAGTCCTACGGCCGTCAGCTCGCGCTGGCCTGGGACCCGAGCTCGACGGCGAAGCTGGACGCCCAGATCCCGTCCGCCTCGCAGGACATGAGCGGCTACAAGGCCCTGGCCATGGACGCGTCGGTCAACTTCTTCGACCTGCGCAACCCGGGTGCCGACAACCGCGGCAACAGCACCAAGGACACCACCTCGACCGGCTGCACCACGGCGCTGCCGTGCTGGCCCAACGAGAAGCCCACGTCCTACGACCCGACGTCGACCACGCAGAACTTCAAGATCGTCCTCACCGACACCGAGGGCCACAGCGCCTCCGTCGACGCGGGTGACCCCCGCTGGGGCAACGCTCTGCACATGTCGACCGGCACCAACACGCCGAACACGCACATCGTGCTCGACCAGATCCGGGTGCCGCTGACCGAGTTCACCGCTCAGGGTGTCGACGTCAGCAAGGTCGCCGGCCTGGAGCTGCAGTTCGGCGTGGCCGGTACGCCGACCTCGGGCTCGATCCAGCTGGCTGACGTCCGGTTCCAGGAGACGGCCACGGGCTCGCAGATCCTGTCCGACGGTGCCACCAAGGCCGACGGTGCCGGCTACGGTCCCGACGCCACGACGGACCCGGCGACGTACCTGAACGCCTACGACGCCGCTCCCGGTCACGAGCAGCTGCTCGACATCGTCAACAACGCCAAGCAGAACACCACCTGGACCGTCGACGACGACAAGAAGCAGTGCCCGAACGCCCAGTTCACCCACATCCAGGACGCGGTCAACTACGCCCAGCCCTGGGACACGATCGTGGTCTGCGCTGGCGTGTACCAGGAGTCCTCGACGCCGAGCTCGAGCACCTCGAGCCCGACGGCCAACGGCTCCACCAACGGCCTGACCATCAACAAGCCGCTGAAGATCAAGGGCGCCGGCGCCGACAAGGTGACCATCGAGCCCGACCAGTCGGTCGACTCGCTGGCCGGCCAGGTCCCGGACCTGCGTGACGGCGGCGGCAACGTCATCACCGTCTCGCGTCAGTCGCTGGGCTCGACCGACACCAACGAGATGTTCGTCGACATCTCGGGCGTGACGGTGACGGCCGGCAACACCTGGGCCGAGGCCGGCATCGCCTACTTCCAGGCCGCCGGTCGGATCTCGAACTCGGTCGTCGGTCCGATGAAGGTCGCCGCGACCGCCGACGAGCTGGCCGATCACCCGCACGGTTGGGGCATCGTCAAGACCGGGTGGGTCCAAGGTGCCGGGCCCGGCACCGTGGAGAGCGAGCTCACCGTCGCCAACAGCGTCGTCCAGGGCTACCAGTCCGGCGGCATCCTGTTCGACGGAGCGCGTGGCAAGGACGGCAGCGCGGACAACCTGGTCCGCACCGGCATCCGCAACCACGGCTACGTGAGCAACACCGTCGTGAAGGGCAGCTCCAGCAGGCTCTTCCCGCAGACCGGCATCCAGTACACCTCCGGCGTGACCGGCTACGTGAACGGCTCCCGGATCACCGGGAACTTCTACAAGGCCGACCCGTCGAAGTCGTACGGTCTGCTGCTCACCGACGCCGGCACCGACACCACCGGTGCGCTGGTCGGCTCCGCCGACTCGATCACCGGCAACGGGTTCGCGGTCTACAACGCCAACGCCGACAAGAGCGCGGTGCGGACGGGTGCTCCGTTCGTCCTCACCGGCAGCTACCTGGGCAACCCGGCGCCGATCTCGGGCGGCCCGGCCGACCCGAGCACCGGCACGGAGGCGATCTCCGGGGTGGGCACCGACAACAAGGCGACTGTCACGCTGACCAGTCGCTCGAGTGTCCCGCTCACCACGTCGCCCACGACGTACGGTGCGACGACCGACAAGGCGCCCAGCGCCGCGCTGATCGATCCGGCAGCGGGTTCGACGCTGTCGGTCGGGAAGCCGGTCTTCCCGCTGGCTCGCGGTCTGGACGACTTCGCGGTCGCCTCGGCCACCCTGCTGGTCGACGGCACACCTGTCGAGACCGAGTCGCAGGCGCCCTACCAGTTCGCCTGGACCCCGAGCGCGGCGTACGCCGGCAAGAAGGTCACCCTCGCCACGACGGTGACCGACTCGTCCGGCCAGTCGACCACCTCGGACCCGGTGACCGTCTCGGTCGCCAAGGTGGGCACGACGACGCCTGTCACCCCGACCGCTCCGGTGATCCACGTCGACAAGGTGCAGCGGACCAAGAAGGGCACGGCGAAGATCACCGTGACCGTCAGCGGTCCGGGCACCGTGTCGCTGTCGGGCAAGGGCATCGTGCACAAGTCCAGGAGCGTGAGCACGACCGCCACGCTGGTGGTCAGGACCAAGGGCAAGCTCCGCCACAAGCTCGTCAAGCACCACAAGGTGAAGGCGACGGTTGTCCTCACCTTCACCAGCAGCGCCGGAGCCACGGCGTCCCTCGAGGGGACGGTGCCGCTGGTCAAGCGTAAGTAG
- a CDS encoding GNAT family N-acetyltransferase — MSSARALSPDIGDDAGDGAAVRAGEEVRVMAIRVATTDDAPALAQLLDAFNREFDSPTPGVAVLVDRLRRLLSGPATFAVLSEEPMGAVALVSLRPSLWYDGAAAVLDELYVVPDRRGQGIGGRLLAAVEAEVRHRGGRLVEINVDGQDVDARRFYVRHGYSDTDPGQSEPCLYYAKEI; from the coding sequence ATGAGTTCGGCGAGGGCGCTGTCGCCCGATATCGGCGATGATGCCGGGGACGGCGCCGCCGTACGCGCCGGCGAGGAGGTGCGTGTCATGGCCATCCGGGTGGCGACGACGGACGATGCGCCGGCGCTGGCACAGCTGTTGGACGCGTTCAACCGGGAGTTCGACTCGCCCACTCCCGGCGTCGCGGTCCTGGTGGACCGGCTGCGGCGACTGCTCAGCGGACCGGCCACGTTCGCCGTGCTCAGCGAGGAACCGATGGGGGCGGTCGCGCTCGTGTCACTGCGGCCGAGCCTCTGGTACGACGGCGCGGCTGCCGTTCTGGACGAGCTCTACGTCGTCCCCGACCGACGCGGCCAGGGGATCGGTGGGCGGTTGCTCGCGGCGGTCGAGGCGGAGGTACGGCACCGCGGCGGGCGGCTGGTCGAGATCAACGTCGACGGGCAGGACGTGGACGCGCGGCGCTTCTACGTCCGGCACGGGTACAGCGACACCGACCCGGGCCAGTCCGAGCCGTGCCTGTACTACGCCAAGGAGATATGA
- a CDS encoding MFS transporter — translation MSTTTTTVATSPGSRTYPSLRAAWIPLAALCLAFFVEMVDNTLLSIALPTIGRDLGSGTTALQWVTGAYSLTFGGLLLTAGSVADRFGRRRVLLVGLALFGLISLLVVAVDTSGELIALRAALGIAAAAMAPITNSLVFRLFDDKALRMRAMTVMIIVGMSGFILGPVLGGTALAHIRWEWLLVVNAPIALIACIGVWRGVAPDDRDGLTDDALDLPGAALSVLTIGLACYAATSGVDHGWSSAATLASIAGAVLAGLAFVWHERRTASPMLDLTLFANGTVRGATIAQAGTSIAMASVMFGLILHFQYAYGWSPVRAGLANLPMIATMLVATPFSEGLIKRFGHRIACVVGGVLLAGALAGMAWGVEHGYLAIAISMVVMTAGLRTVMTICAVALVDAMPSNRTSIGAALNDTAQEVGTSVGTALVGTLIAALVTTSLPTGTWSSALVASFFHGERVTYAVLAAVVGVIAIGGALTLTDSRSADEHAD, via the coding sequence ATGAGCACCACCACGACCACCGTCGCGACCAGTCCAGGGTCGCGCACCTATCCGTCCCTGCGCGCGGCGTGGATCCCGCTGGCCGCGCTCTGTCTGGCCTTCTTCGTCGAGATGGTCGACAACACCCTCCTCTCGATCGCGCTGCCCACGATCGGGCGCGACCTCGGCAGCGGCACCACCGCGCTGCAGTGGGTCACCGGCGCCTACTCGCTGACCTTCGGCGGTCTGCTGCTGACCGCCGGCTCGGTGGCCGATCGCTTCGGTCGTCGCCGGGTGCTGCTGGTCGGGCTCGCCCTGTTCGGTCTGATCAGCCTCCTGGTGGTGGCGGTCGACACCTCCGGCGAGCTGATCGCGTTGCGGGCCGCCCTCGGCATCGCGGCGGCGGCCATGGCGCCGATCACCAACTCGCTGGTCTTCCGGCTCTTCGACGACAAGGCGCTGCGGATGCGCGCGATGACGGTGATGATCATCGTCGGCATGTCCGGCTTCATCCTCGGCCCGGTCCTCGGCGGCACCGCGCTCGCGCACATCCGCTGGGAGTGGCTGCTGGTCGTCAACGCTCCGATCGCGCTGATCGCCTGCATCGGCGTGTGGCGCGGCGTCGCCCCCGACGACCGCGACGGCCTGACCGACGACGCCCTGGACCTGCCTGGTGCCGCGCTGAGCGTGCTGACCATCGGCCTGGCGTGCTACGCCGCCACCTCCGGCGTCGACCATGGCTGGTCCTCGGCCGCCACCCTGGCGTCCATCGCCGGTGCCGTGCTCGCCGGACTCGCCTTCGTCTGGCACGAGCGCCGTACGGCGTCGCCGATGCTCGACCTCACCCTCTTCGCGAACGGCACCGTCCGGGGCGCCACCATCGCCCAGGCGGGCACGTCGATCGCGATGGCCAGCGTGATGTTCGGCCTGATCCTGCACTTCCAGTACGCCTACGGCTGGTCGCCGGTCCGCGCCGGTCTGGCGAACCTGCCGATGATCGCCACCATGCTGGTCGCCACGCCGTTCTCCGAAGGACTGATCAAGCGCTTCGGACACCGCATCGCGTGCGTCGTCGGTGGCGTTCTCCTCGCCGGTGCCCTGGCTGGCATGGCCTGGGGCGTCGAGCACGGCTACCTCGCGATCGCCATCTCGATGGTGGTCATGACCGCCGGACTGCGGACCGTGATGACGATCTGCGCGGTGGCGCTGGTCGACGCGATGCCGAGCAACCGCACCTCGATCGGCGCCGCCCTCAACGACACCGCCCAGGAGGTGGGCACCAGCGTCGGCACCGCCCTGGTCGGCACCCTGATCGCCGCGCTGGTCACCACCTCCCTGCCGACGGGCACCTGGAGCTCCGCCCTGGTGGCCAGCTTCTTCCACGGCGAGCGGGTGACCTACGCGGTCCTGGCCGCGGTCGTGGGGGTGATCGCGATCGGTGGGGCGCTGACCCTGACCGACTCGCGCAGCGCCGACGAGCACGCCGACTGA